Proteins co-encoded in one Jeotgalibacillus malaysiensis genomic window:
- a CDS encoding transaldolase — translation MKFFIDTANMDEIKEAHSWGIIDGVTTNPSLVAKEGISFHDRLKEITSLVDGSVSAEVISLDAEGMIREGKELAAIAPNITVKVPMTPDGLKATAAFAKEGIKTNVTLIFSANQALMAARAGASYVSPFLGRLDDIGHDGMDLISTISEMFIMHDIKSEIIAASIRHPMHVTQAALNGAHIATCPSKVLHQLFKHPLTEAGIEAFLNDWNNRKA, via the coding sequence TTGAAATTTTTCATTGACACTGCAAATATGGATGAGATCAAAGAAGCACACAGCTGGGGGATTATCGACGGTGTTACAACAAATCCGTCACTCGTAGCGAAAGAAGGCATTTCGTTTCACGACCGCCTGAAGGAAATCACCTCACTTGTAGACGGTTCAGTCAGCGCAGAAGTCATTTCTCTTGATGCAGAAGGTATGATCAGAGAAGGTAAGGAACTGGCTGCAATCGCACCGAATATCACCGTTAAAGTCCCCATGACACCTGATGGACTGAAAGCAACTGCGGCATTTGCTAAAGAAGGCATCAAAACAAATGTGACGCTGATTTTCAGTGCGAATCAGGCACTGATGGCAGCGCGCGCAGGTGCATCATATGTATCGCCGTTCCTTGGCCGCCTTGATGATATTGGTCACGATGGAATGGATCTGATCAGCACAATTTCTGAAATGTTCATTATGCATGACATTAAGTCAGAAATCATTGCAGCATCAATCCGTCACCCAATGCACGTGACACAGGCTGCACTAAATGGTGCGCATATCGCAACTTGTCCATCAAAAGTGTTACACCAATTATTTAAACATCCACTTACGGAAGCGGGAATTGAAGCATTTCTTAATGACTGGAATAATCGTAAAGCATAA
- a CDS encoding transcriptional regulator, TetR family protein: MRLENKREVQSSVKDERLIEMRRDQMIKGAVSLFKQKGFHRTTTREIAKASGFSIGTLYEYIRTKEDVLYLVCDRIYDEVRVRLHDMELDGGTLQSLSRGIAHYFKVVDSMQDEVLVMYQEAKSLSKDALPYVLKKELEMTKMFETLIQKCVDEGELVMEQDEIHLLAQNIFVQGQMWAFRRWALRKYNIDQYTDRQTELLLKGVRGYQAAVNKGE; the protein is encoded by the coding sequence ATGCGATTGGAGAATAAACGGGAAGTACAATCCTCAGTAAAAGACGAGCGGCTTATTGAAATGCGCCGTGACCAGATGATTAAAGGAGCCGTATCGCTTTTTAAGCAAAAAGGATTTCACCGCACGACAACGCGGGAAATCGCCAAAGCTTCAGGATTCAGTATCGGCACACTTTACGAATATATACGCACAAAAGAAGACGTACTCTATCTCGTCTGTGACAGAATCTATGACGAAGTACGCGTCCGCCTGCATGATATGGAGCTTGATGGCGGGACGCTGCAGTCTTTATCAAGAGGAATCGCACACTATTTTAAAGTCGTCGACAGTATGCAGGATGAAGTGCTTGTCATGTATCAGGAAGCCAAGTCACTTTCAAAAGATGCACTGCCGTACGTGCTGAAAAAAGAGCTTGAAATGACAAAAATGTTTGAGACGCTGATTCAGAAATGTGTGGATGAGGGTGAGCTTGTGATGGAGCAGGACGAGATTCATCTGCTCGCACAGAACATTTTCGTACAGGGTCAGATGTGGGCGTTCAGAAGATGGGCGCTGCGTAAATACAATATCGATCAGTATACGGACAGACAGACCGAGCTGCTGCTCAAAGGTGTAAGGGGATACCAGGCAGCGGTGAACAAGGGGGAATAA
- a CDS encoding acyl-CoA dehydrogenase, which translates to MNFKLTEEHEMIRKMVRDFAEKDVAPTAAERDEEERFDREIFDKMAELGLTGIPWPEEYGGIGSDYLAYVIAVEELSRVCASTGVTLSAHLSLASWPIFKFGTEEQKKHYLTKLAQGEMLGAYGLSEPGAGSDVSSMKTKAVKNGDHYVLNGSKVWITNGGAAELYIIFAVTDPEAGTRGMSAFIVEKGWEGFSIGKKEKKLGIRSSPTTELIFDNVKVPAENLLGKEGEGFKIAMMTLDGGRNGIAAQAVGIAQGALDASVEYAKGREQFGKSILANQGVSFKIADMATSIEASRLLTYQAAWLESEGLPYGKESAMSKLMAGDTAMKVTVEAVQVFGGYGYTKDYPVERYMRDAKITQIYEGTQEIQRLVIGRMVTK; encoded by the coding sequence ATGAATTTTAAGTTAACTGAAGAACACGAAATGATTCGTAAAATGGTACGCGACTTTGCAGAAAAGGATGTTGCACCAACAGCTGCAGAGCGTGATGAAGAAGAACGCTTTGACCGTGAAATTTTCGATAAAATGGCTGAGCTTGGCCTGACTGGAATTCCATGGCCTGAAGAATACGGCGGAATCGGCAGTGACTACCTTGCATACGTGATCGCAGTAGAAGAGCTGTCACGCGTATGTGCATCAACAGGCGTAACACTATCCGCTCACCTTTCACTTGCAAGCTGGCCGATCTTCAAGTTCGGTACAGAAGAACAGAAAAAGCATTACCTGACAAAGCTTGCACAGGGTGAAATGCTTGGTGCATACGGACTTTCTGAGCCGGGTGCAGGATCTGACGTGTCATCAATGAAAACAAAAGCTGTTAAAAACGGCGATCATTACGTACTGAACGGTTCAAAAGTGTGGATTACAAACGGTGGCGCAGCGGAACTGTATATCATTTTCGCAGTAACGGACCCTGAAGCAGGAACTCGCGGGATGAGTGCATTTATCGTTGAAAAAGGCTGGGAAGGCTTCTCGATCGGTAAAAAAGAGAAGAAACTCGGCATTCGTTCATCACCTACAACTGAACTGATTTTTGACAATGTAAAAGTACCGGCTGAAAACCTTTTAGGTAAAGAGGGAGAAGGCTTTAAGATTGCGATGATGACACTTGACGGCGGCCGTAACGGAATCGCAGCACAGGCAGTCGGCATCGCACAGGGCGCACTTGATGCATCAGTCGAATATGCAAAAGGACGCGAACAGTTCGGAAAATCAATTCTTGCAAACCAGGGCGTATCTTTCAAAATCGCAGACATGGCAACAAGCATCGAAGCATCACGCCTGCTGACTTATCAGGCTGCATGGCTTGAGTCTGAAGGGCTTCCTTATGGTAAGGAATCTGCGATGTCCAAGCTGATGGCTGGGGATACAGCGATGAAGGTGACAGTAGAGGCTGTACAGGTATTTGGCGGTTACGGCTATACAAAAGATTACCCTGTTGAACGCTACATGCGCGACGCAAAAATCACACAGATCTACGAAGGCACACAGGAAATCCAACGCCTCGTAATCGGACGTATGGTGACGAAGTAA
- a CDS encoding methylmalonyl-CoA mutase has protein sequence MAVNEPVIYKPKNPVRFVTASSLFDGHDASINIMRRILQASGAEVIHLGHNRSVEEVVNAAIQEDVQGIAISSYQGGHVEYFKYMYDLLNERGAPHIKIYGGGGGVIIPREIKELHAYGIARIFSPEDGRTNGLQGMINRMLEECDYATVEKEMKHEISELTSGQIPVVSKFISLAEYRMKDDSDVWQNIMDQVKAEEKHAPVIGITGTGGAGKSSLTDELIRRFINEIPDKKVAILSIDPTKQKTGGALLGDRIRMNAIFSDRVFMRSLATRGSKSELSLAIRDAISVVKAAGYDMVIVETSGIGQGDAEIAEISDISMYVMTSEFGAPSQLEKIDMIDYADLIVINKYERKGSEDAKRQVQKQYQRSRMLFDQDLDDMPVFGTIASQFNDAGTNALFAALIEKVNDKVQTDWSTAFSKKAEVEKQNVIIPNDRRYYLREISETVRRYHKSAEDQVKLARRFFQLEGSIEAAKEAGEDATVDVLDTMKKTAWEQLSAESKKVLENWPQLKELYAQDQFTTKIRDKEIVTELKTTSLSGLSIPKVALPKFEDYGEILKWVYKENVPGSFPYTAGVFPFKRKGEDPKRQFAGEGTPERTNRRFHYLSKDDDAKRLSTAFDSVTLYGEDPDHRPDIYGKVGESGVSICTLEDMKKLYAGFDLCAPSTSVSMTINGPAPIILAMFMNTAVDQQVKAREEELGRTLSMEEFTEVREQTLQVVRGTVQADILKEDQGQNTCIFSTEFALRMMGDIQQYFIDHKVRNYYSVSISGYHIAEAGANPISQLAFTLANGFTYVEYYLSRGMNINDFAPNLSFFFSNGLDPEYTVIGRVARRIWATVMRDKYGANERSQKLKYHIQTSGRSLHAQEIDFNDIRTTLQALMALQDNCNSLHTNAYDEAITTPTEESVRRAMAIQMIITKEHGLSKNENPLQGAFIVEELTDLVEEMVLQEFERINDRGGVLGAMETQYQRGKIQEESMHYEMKKHTGELPIIGVNTYLNPNPPSEEQMDSMELARATKEEKETQITNLQNFQQSHADKAEEALSRLKETAVSGGNLFAELMETVKVASLGQITHALYEVGGQYRRNM, from the coding sequence ATGGCAGTTAATGAACCTGTAATTTACAAACCGAAAAATCCGGTTCGGTTTGTAACAGCATCGAGCCTGTTTGACGGGCACGATGCATCAATCAATATCATGAGAAGAATTCTGCAGGCAAGCGGTGCAGAGGTCATTCACTTAGGACATAACCGCTCAGTTGAAGAAGTCGTGAACGCAGCCATTCAGGAAGACGTGCAGGGCATTGCGATTTCATCCTACCAGGGCGGGCACGTTGAATATTTTAAATATATGTACGACCTTTTAAATGAGCGCGGCGCTCCGCATATTAAAATTTATGGCGGCGGTGGCGGCGTGATCATTCCGCGTGAAATTAAAGAGCTTCATGCGTATGGGATCGCACGCATCTTTTCACCTGAAGACGGGCGTACAAACGGACTACAGGGCATGATTAACCGCATGCTTGAAGAATGTGATTATGCAACGGTTGAAAAAGAAATGAAGCATGAAATCAGCGAGCTGACGTCAGGTCAGATCCCTGTCGTATCAAAGTTCATCTCACTTGCTGAATACCGCATGAAGGACGACAGTGACGTCTGGCAGAACATTATGGACCAGGTGAAGGCGGAAGAAAAGCATGCGCCGGTTATCGGGATTACTGGTACAGGGGGCGCAGGAAAAAGCTCTTTGACAGATGAGCTGATCCGCCGTTTCATCAATGAAATCCCTGATAAAAAAGTAGCGATTCTCTCGATTGACCCGACCAAGCAAAAGACAGGCGGTGCGCTTTTAGGAGACAGAATCCGTATGAATGCGATTTTCTCTGACCGCGTATTTATGAGAAGTCTTGCAACCCGCGGCTCTAAAAGTGAGCTGTCACTTGCAATCCGTGATGCGATTTCTGTTGTCAAAGCGGCAGGCTATGACATGGTGATCGTTGAAACGAGTGGAATCGGACAGGGGGATGCTGAAATCGCTGAGATCTCAGACATTTCAATGTATGTGATGACAAGTGAGTTTGGTGCTCCTTCACAACTTGAAAAAATCGATATGATTGATTACGCAGACCTGATCGTGATTAATAAATACGAGCGTAAAGGTTCAGAAGATGCGAAGCGCCAGGTACAGAAGCAGTATCAGCGCAGCCGTATGCTGTTTGATCAGGATCTTGATGACATGCCGGTATTCGGTACAATCGCATCCCAGTTTAACGATGCCGGAACAAATGCCCTTTTCGCAGCGCTGATTGAAAAGGTAAATGACAAAGTCCAGACTGACTGGTCAACTGCTTTTTCTAAAAAAGCGGAAGTTGAAAAGCAGAACGTCATTATTCCAAACGACCGCCGCTACTATCTGCGCGAGATTTCAGAAACCGTCCGCCGCTACCATAAGAGCGCTGAGGACCAGGTGAAGCTTGCACGCCGTTTCTTCCAGCTCGAAGGCAGTATTGAAGCAGCGAAAGAAGCAGGCGAAGATGCAACAGTTGATGTGCTGGACACAATGAAGAAAACAGCGTGGGAGCAGCTTTCAGCAGAGTCTAAAAAGGTTCTTGAAAACTGGCCACAGCTGAAAGAATTGTACGCACAGGATCAGTTCACAACAAAAATCCGTGACAAGGAAATCGTTACAGAACTGAAGACAACAAGCCTTTCAGGTCTGTCGATTCCAAAAGTAGCGCTGCCGAAGTTTGAAGACTACGGGGAAATTTTAAAGTGGGTCTACAAAGAAAATGTACCGGGCTCATTCCCTTATACTGCAGGGGTGTTTCCGTTTAAGCGTAAGGGTGAAGATCCGAAGCGTCAGTTCGCCGGTGAAGGGACGCCTGAACGGACGAACCGCCGCTTTCACTACCTTTCAAAGGATGATGATGCAAAGCGTCTGAGTACAGCATTTGACTCAGTAACGTTATACGGCGAGGATCCTGACCACCGTCCTGACATTTACGGGAAAGTCGGGGAGAGTGGCGTCAGCATTTGTACGCTTGAAGATATGAAAAAGCTGTATGCAGGATTTGATCTGTGTGCACCGTCAACATCAGTATCGATGACAATCAACGGTCCGGCACCGATTATCCTTGCAATGTTTATGAATACAGCGGTTGATCAGCAGGTAAAAGCGCGCGAGGAAGAGCTTGGCCGCACGCTTTCAATGGAAGAATTCACGGAAGTGCGTGAACAGACTTTACAAGTCGTGCGCGGAACCGTACAGGCGGATATTCTAAAAGAGGATCAGGGACAAAACACATGTATCTTCTCAACAGAATTCGCACTGCGCATGATGGGTGATATTCAGCAGTACTTTATCGATCACAAAGTGCGCAATTATTACTCAGTCTCGATTTCAGGCTACCATATCGCTGAAGCGGGTGCGAACCCGATTTCACAGCTCGCATTTACACTTGCAAATGGCTTTACGTACGTAGAGTACTACCTGAGCCGCGGCATGAATATTAACGATTTTGCACCGAACCTGTCATTCTTCTTCTCAAACGGACTTGATCCTGAATATACAGTGATCGGCCGCGTAGCAAGAAGAATCTGGGCAACTGTCATGAGAGACAAATATGGTGCCAACGAACGAAGCCAGAAGCTGAAGTATCACATCCAGACATCAGGCCGCTCCCTGCACGCACAGGAAATCGACTTTAACGATATCCGCACAACGCTGCAGGCGCTGATGGCACTTCAGGATAACTGTAACTCGCTTCATACAAACGCATATGATGAAGCAATCACAACACCGACTGAAGAATCTGTCCGCCGCGCAATGGCGATCCAGATGATCATTACAAAAGAGCACGGGCTAAGTAAAAATGAAAATCCGCTCCAGGGTGCATTTATCGTTGAAGAACTGACTGACCTTGTGGAAGAAATGGTCCTTCAGGAATTCGAGCGCATCAATGACCGCGGCGGCGTACTTGGCGCAATGGAAACGCAGTATCAGCGAGGCAAAATTCAGGAAGAATCCATGCACTACGAAATGAAGAAGCATACAGGCGAGCTTCCGATTATCGGTGTGAATACGTACCTGAATCCGAATCCGCCATCTGAAGAGCAGATGGATAGCATGGAACTTGCGCGTGCGACAAAGGAAGAGAAGGAAACACAGATTACAAACCTTCAAAACTTCCAGCAGTCGCATGCTGATAAAGCTGAAGAAGCACTCTCAAGGCTGAAGGAAACAGCAGTATCAGGCGGTAACCTGTTTGCTGAACTGATGGAAACAGTCAAAGTCGCATCACTCGGTCAAATCACACACGCCTTATATGAAGTCGGCGGCCAATACCGTCGTAATATGTAG
- a CDS encoding fructose-bisphosphate aldolase — protein sequence MPLVSMTDMLNKAKDGGYAVGQFNLNNLEFTQAILQAAEEEKSPVILGVSEGAARYMSGFKTVVKMVEGLLEDLNITVPVAIHLDHGSSFDKCKEAIDAGFTSVMIDASHGPFEDNVEVTSKVVEYAHAKGVSVEAELGVVGGQEDDVVADGVIYADPKECKELVERTGIDTLAPALGSVHGPYKGEPNLGFKEMEQIGNEAGVPIVLHGGTGIPTKDIQKAISYGTAKINVNTENQIASAKKVREVLAADSEVYDPRKYLGPAREVIKETVIGKMREFGSSNKA from the coding sequence ATGCCATTAGTATCAATGACAGATATGCTGAACAAAGCGAAGGATGGGGGCTATGCAGTAGGTCAGTTCAACCTGAATAACCTTGAATTTACACAGGCGATTCTTCAGGCTGCTGAAGAAGAAAAATCACCTGTTATTCTTGGTGTTTCTGAAGGTGCTGCCCGCTACATGAGCGGATTTAAAACTGTGGTGAAAATGGTTGAAGGTCTTCTTGAAGACTTAAACATTACTGTACCAGTAGCAATTCACCTTGACCACGGATCAAGCTTTGACAAGTGTAAAGAAGCAATCGATGCAGGTTTCACATCTGTAATGATTGATGCTTCTCACGGTCCTTTCGAAGATAACGTGGAAGTAACTTCTAAAGTTGTTGAATACGCACACGCTAAAGGTGTTTCAGTAGAAGCTGAGCTTGGCGTTGTAGGCGGCCAGGAAGATGACGTGGTTGCTGATGGCGTGATCTACGCAGATCCTAAAGAATGTAAAGAACTAGTAGAACGCACAGGTATCGATACACTTGCACCAGCACTTGGATCAGTTCACGGCCCTTACAAAGGCGAACCGAACCTTGGATTCAAGGAAATGGAGCAGATCGGTAACGAAGCAGGCGTACCAATCGTTCTTCACGGCGGTACAGGCATTCCGACAAAAGACATCCAAAAAGCGATCTCTTACGGAACAGCTAAAATCAACGTGAACACAGAAAACCAAATTGCATCAGCGAAGAAAGTACGTGAAGTACTTGCTGCTGACTCAGAAGTATATGATCCACGTAAATATCTTGGACCAGCGCGTGAAGTGATTAAAGAAACAGTAATCGGCAAAATGCGTGAATTCGGTTCATCAAACAAAGCGTAA
- a CDS encoding two-component response regulator — protein MEKVLIVDDQFGIRILLNEILEKEGYQTFQAANGLEALALLKEEPDLVLLDMKIPGMDGIEILRRMKEEETEIKVIIMTAYGELGMIQEAESLGALTHITKPFDIQDIRNLVKEHIKAN, from the coding sequence GTGGAAAAAGTACTGATTGTAGATGATCAATTTGGCATAAGGATTTTGCTGAATGAAATTCTTGAAAAAGAGGGGTACCAGACATTTCAGGCGGCGAATGGTCTTGAGGCACTGGCGCTTTTAAAAGAAGAACCGGATCTTGTCCTGCTTGATATGAAAATTCCGGGAATGGATGGCATTGAAATCTTACGGAGAATGAAAGAAGAGGAAACCGAAATAAAGGTGATCATTATGACAGCCTATGGTGAACTCGGCATGATTCAGGAGGCAGAATCTTTGGGAGCGCTTACACACATCACGAAGCCTTTTGACATTCAGGATATTAGAAACCTCGTAAAAGAGCATATAAAGGCAAATTAG
- a CDS encoding CTP synthase: MSTKYIFVTGGVVSSLGKGITAASLGRLLKNRGLNVTIQKFDPYINVDPGTMSPYQHGEVFVTDDGAETDLDLGHYERFIDINLNKYSNVTTGKIYSTVLKKERRGDYLGGTVQVIPHITNELKERVFRAGRETNADIVITEIGGTVGDIESLPFLEAIRQIKSDVGRENVMYVHCTLVPYIKAAGEMKTKPTQHSVKELRSLGIQPNIIVLRTENPISQDMKDKIALFCDIDEKSVIEATDADTLYAVPLALQAQNMDQIVCDHFKLNAPQPEMTEWNALVDRVRNLKEKTRIALVGKYVELQDAYISVVESLRHAGYSFDADVEVKWLNSELLTRENVEQELGDVDGILVPGGFGDRAIEGKIEAIRYARETKTPFLGICLGMQLASVEFARNVLGLEGAHSAEINPTTPYPVIDLLPEQKDIEDLGGTLRLGLYPCKLTEGTKAFEAYDNEVVYERHRHRFEFNNQFREKMEDAGFLFSGTSPDGRLVEIIELADHPWFVASQFHPEFTSRPTRPQPLFRDFIEATMKK; this comes from the coding sequence ATGTCAACAAAATATATCTTCGTCACAGGCGGCGTAGTATCATCGCTTGGTAAAGGAATCACAGCGGCATCACTTGGACGCCTTCTAAAAAACAGAGGGCTGAACGTAACAATCCAGAAGTTCGATCCATACATCAACGTAGATCCTGGAACAATGAGTCCATATCAGCACGGTGAAGTATTCGTAACAGATGACGGCGCTGAAACTGACCTTGACCTTGGTCACTACGAGCGTTTCATCGACATTAACCTGAACAAATACAGCAACGTAACAACTGGTAAGATCTACTCGACAGTGCTGAAAAAAGAGCGTCGCGGTGACTACCTTGGCGGAACGGTACAAGTTATCCCGCATATCACAAACGAATTAAAAGAGCGCGTTTTCCGTGCAGGCCGTGAAACAAATGCGGATATTGTCATCACTGAAATTGGTGGAACAGTAGGGGATATTGAATCACTTCCATTCCTTGAAGCAATCCGTCAGATCAAGAGTGACGTTGGCCGTGAGAACGTGATGTACGTTCACTGTACGCTTGTTCCTTACATTAAAGCTGCCGGTGAAATGAAAACAAAGCCGACACAGCACAGTGTAAAAGAGCTCCGCAGCCTTGGGATCCAGCCGAATATTATTGTTCTTCGTACAGAAAACCCGATTTCTCAGGATATGAAAGATAAGATTGCGCTATTCTGTGACATCGATGAAAAATCAGTGATCGAAGCAACTGATGCTGACACACTTTACGCTGTTCCACTAGCGCTTCAGGCTCAAAACATGGACCAGATCGTCTGTGACCATTTCAAGCTGAATGCACCTCAGCCTGAAATGACTGAATGGAACGCACTTGTTGACCGTGTACGTAATCTTAAAGAAAAGACAAGAATTGCCCTTGTCGGTAAATACGTTGAACTGCAGGATGCTTACATTTCAGTTGTAGAATCACTGCGCCACGCAGGCTACAGCTTTGACGCTGACGTTGAAGTGAAATGGCTGAATTCTGAACTGCTGACTCGTGAAAATGTAGAGCAGGAGCTTGGTGACGTTGACGGAATCCTTGTCCCTGGTGGATTCGGTGACCGTGCAATCGAAGGTAAAATCGAAGCAATCCGCTATGCACGTGAAACAAAAACACCATTCCTTGGTATCTGCCTTGGCATGCAGCTTGCAAGTGTAGAATTTGCACGTAACGTACTTGGTCTTGAAGGAGCTCACTCAGCTGAGATCAATCCGACAACACCATACCCGGTTATTGATCTGCTGCCGGAGCAAAAGGATATCGAAGATCTTGGTGGAACACTTCGTCTTGGACTATATCCATGTAAGCTGACTGAAGGCACAAAAGCATTCGAAGCATATGACAATGAAGTCGTATACGAGCGTCACCGTCACCGCTTTGAATTTAACAATCAATTCCGCGAGAAAATGGAAGACGCAGGATTCCTATTCTCAGGTACAAGCCCTGACGGCCGTCTTGTTGAAATCATCGAGCTTGCAGACCACCCATGGTTCGTGGCGTCACAGTTCCACCCGGAATTCACATCACGTCCAACACGTCCGCAGCCACTTTTCAGAGACTTTATCGAAGCAACAATGAAGAAGTAA
- a CDS encoding DNA-directed RNA polymerase subunit delta, whose protein sequence is MELKNRSVEDLREYSFIEIAHQLLVDKHNSMTFNDMVEEWKRLLGVTDKEARERIVQFYTDLNMDGRFIFLDQDKGWGLRSWYPLDQVEDEQITSEIQTTKKKTKSKKKKKAEEDLDYDNLDDEEDDLVYDEIDDEVEDVEDIDGEEFEDDVDFDDIDEDDEDDEDLDEDEDEDNL, encoded by the coding sequence ATGGAACTTAAAAATCGCTCAGTAGAAGACCTGCGTGAATATTCATTTATAGAAATCGCACACCAATTACTCGTTGATAAGCACAATTCAATGACTTTCAACGATATGGTAGAAGAATGGAAACGCCTATTAGGTGTAACAGATAAAGAAGCGCGCGAAAGAATCGTTCAGTTCTATACGGATCTGAACATGGACGGTCGCTTCATTTTCCTTGACCAGGACAAAGGCTGGGGCCTTCGCTCATGGTATCCGCTTGATCAGGTAGAAGACGAGCAGATCACAAGTGAAATTCAGACAACGAAGAAGAAGACAAAGTCTAAGAAGAAGAAAAAAGCAGAAGAAGATCTTGATTACGATAACCTCGATGACGAAGAGGACGACCTTGTCTATGATGAAATCGACGATGAGGTTGAAGACGTAGAAGACATCGACGGTGAAGAATTCGAAGACGACGTTGATTTCGATGATATCGATGAAGACGACGAAGATGATGAAGACCTAGATGAAGACGAAGATGAGGACAACCTGTAA
- a CDS encoding acyl-CoA dehydrogenase → MDLRFTEEQIMMQKMVRDFAREEIEPFIERMEAGEFPRDILNKMSELGLMGITVPEEYGGAGMDFTSYIIAINELAKVSPVVSVILSVHTSVGTNPILYYGNEEQKQKYVTKLATGEHLGAFCLTEPSAGSDAASLKTRAVKKDDHYVLNGSKIFITNGGEADTYIVFAVTDPEKGTKGISAFIVEKNFPGFVVGKDEEKMGLHGSRTVQLTFEDMKVPVENLLGEEGEGFKIALGNLDVGRIGIAAKSLGIAEAAVDHAVAYAKEREQFGKPIAQQQGIGFKLADMATAAEAAKLLVYQAAFLRQEGKPCGKEASMAKLFASSTAMNNAIECVQVFGGNGYTEDYPAERLFRDAKISEIYEGTSEIQRIVISKHVTK, encoded by the coding sequence ATGGACCTGCGATTTACAGAAGAACAAATCATGATGCAAAAAATGGTGAGAGACTTTGCACGCGAAGAAATCGAACCATTTATCGAAAGAATGGAAGCGGGAGAGTTTCCGCGTGACATTTTAAATAAAATGTCTGAGCTGGGTCTGATGGGAATTACGGTACCTGAAGAGTACGGCGGCGCGGGGATGGATTTCACATCTTACATTATCGCAATCAATGAGCTTGCGAAGGTGAGCCCGGTTGTCAGCGTGATTCTATCCGTTCATACATCAGTCGGAACGAACCCGATTTTATATTACGGAAATGAAGAGCAGAAGCAGAAGTACGTGACGAAGCTTGCAACAGGTGAACATCTCGGTGCCTTCTGTCTGACAGAGCCGAGTGCAGGATCGGATGCTGCGAGCCTGAAAACACGCGCTGTGAAAAAAGATGATCATTACGTGTTAAACGGTTCTAAAATCTTTATTACAAACGGCGGGGAAGCGGATACTTATATCGTATTTGCCGTAACGGATCCTGAAAAAGGGACAAAAGGAATCAGCGCATTTATCGTAGAGAAAAACTTCCCTGGATTTGTGGTTGGAAAAGATGAAGAGAAGATGGGACTTCACGGTTCACGTACAGTCCAGCTGACGTTTGAAGATATGAAAGTGCCTGTTGAAAACCTTTTAGGTGAAGAAGGGGAAGGCTTTAAGATCGCACTTGGCAACCTGGATGTCGGCCGGATCGGTATTGCTGCGAAATCTCTTGGTATTGCTGAAGCAGCGGTTGATCATGCAGTCGCTTATGCAAAAGAGCGTGAGCAGTTCGGTAAGCCGATTGCACAGCAGCAGGGAATCGGATTCAAGCTCGCAGATATGGCAACAGCCGCTGAAGCTGCAAAACTATTAGTCTATCAGGCAGCGTTTCTCCGTCAGGAAGGCAAGCCGTGCGGAAAAGAAGCGTCAATGGCAAAACTGTTCGCTTCATCAACTGCTATGAATAACGCGATCGAATGCGTTCAGGTATTTGGCGGAAACGGTTATACGGAAGATTATCCGGCAGAGCGCCTGTTCCGTGATGCGAAAATCAGTGAGATTTATGAAGGTACAAGTGAAATTCAGAGAATCGTGATCAGTAAGCACGTGACCAAATAG